The Pseudanabaena yagii GIHE-NHR1 genome segment CAATTGGGTTAAGCCATCTAAGTTAACTAATCTCTCTAATTTGGCATTAGCCTCTTGGAGCAAGGTCTCAGCAATAATCCGACTATGAATTTCTTGCTTTAATCGTTCGTTCTGTTCCTGTAACTGTCTTTGTAATCTTCGTAATGTCAGTTGATTTTCGACTCTTGCCAGCACTTCCGCAATTTGGAATGGCTTGGTGATGTAGTCTACCCCCCCAACCGCAAAAGCTTGTACCTTGTCTAAAACCTCATCCCGCGCACTAATGAAAATAACGGGGATTTCACGGGTGCGATCGCTAGATTTCAAATTTTGGCAAACTTGAAATCCATTCATATTCGGCATATTGATATCCAACAGTACCAAATCAGGTAACTGTTCATTAGCATTAGCCAATGCTGTTGCCCCATCGGTGACACCATGAGCCTCATAACCTTTACGAGACAGCATAGTTAACAATAGTTGTAGATTAGGCGGTGTATCATCTACAACTAAGATGTACTCTTTCTTTTGGATGGCTTCAAGCAGTTGCATTTTGCTATCATCAGGACATCTTGGACATTTGGATCGCAATACTAAAAACTCTATCAATGTATAGTTTTGTACAAGGCTTTTGAGAAGTTCGTCAATCTATACCCTATACATTGAAACATGCAGATAATTCAATTGCTTACTCATTAATTGCTCACTAGGTTGTTTATCTACTCTTGAACTGTCCCAATTGCTAAACTTTAAACTATTTCTACCTGAAAATTTGTACAAGTGAGAGATACATTCATTACAATCTTACTTCACCATCGATTGCTATATCAGTTAAGATACACACTATAGAACGATTTTCATTTTGCTTACCACAAAATGAAAACTTAAATTTGTTTATTCCCCCTATTTTCTAATGTCTAGTAGTGCATCTCAAAGAATCGATCTCTCAGGAAGCGCTTTGGGAATGGTCTCAACTATTAGTTTCCCTGCGATTGTGGGCACTGCCGACATGATGCTCAAATCCGCAACGGTGCGATTAGTTGGTTACGAAAAAGTTGGCAATGGTTTTTGTACAGCGATTGTACGGGGACAGATTACAGATGTACGTATGGCTGTGGAGGCAGGAGCCGAAACTGCGCGAGAATTTGGACAACTAGTTTCTACGATCGTCATTCCCCGTCCATACCCTAATTTAGAGGCGATTTTACCGATTAGTAATCGACTGAGCCAGTTGACCGATGGGCGTTATAGTCGGCTTAGTAATCAGGCGATTGGACTATTGGAAACACGCGGCTTTCCTGCGATGGTGGGAGCCGCCGATTTGATGCTGAAATCAGCAGATGTCCATCTTGCTGGCTATGAAACCATTGGAGCAGGACTATGTACAGCGATTATTCGTGGCAATGTTGCGGATGTGGCGATCGCGATCGAAGCAGGTATGTATGAAGCTGAACGTATCGGTGAATTCCATACCCTGATGATTATTCCTCGTCCCCTTGATGATCTCGAAGAAACATTACCAACTTCCGAATATTGGATTGAAACCCCAGTGCCTGTAAATATTCCGATGATTGCTCTCCAAGAACAAGAAAGGGAATTAGTACAATTACCTAATTTAGAGATTGCCGAGGTTGAAACTATTTCCATAGGCGATCGCTAAAGCTTCTTCAATTTAAGTATAAGAGACCAAAATTTTCGTGGCTCAGCGAAGCTGAGCCACGAAAATTTTGGTCTCTTATTTTACTAACCGACCCTAATTAATTCCCAAGAGATATTCAAAATGCAAACATCACGTTTAATCATGCAAATAAGCCAGCTTTATATGCACTATTTAGATTTATCATGACGGCTTATATTGTCAAATGTACCGCCACTAGTTATCGTAGATATAAAGATAGAGTTGAATATATTTATCATATTCATTTTCTTTGATTATTCAGATTTAGAATGGCTATGTCTGTAGTAATAAATACCTATCAATATATTTTTTATAGATTTTTTTATAATTTTTATAAATTTATCGATAGGGAATTACCATAACAGGTCAAAAAATATCTGTAAATTAGCTGCGAAAAGCTAGCTGCATTAAGTCAGCTACAAAAGTGCGCCTAACGTCATCTCATTTTTATTTTGTTTTAAAAATTTGAAATTTGATGTTTTAAGCGAACCGATCGTAGCTAAGATCAATAGTTGCGCTCGTGCATCTACATATGATTGATAGATAAAACGCGAGAACTTCAGTTTTTTAGAGAGTCGTAAGGACACTGGCTTAAATTATGCCGATCGCTATTGGAATGATCGAGACTAGAGGCTTCCCCGCAGTTGTAGAAGCAGCGGATGCCATGGTCAAAGCTGCTCGCGTTACCCTTGTGGGTTACGAAAAAATCGGTAGTGGGCGGGTTACAGTCATCATCAGAGGTGATATCTCTGAGGTGAAAGCATCCATCGCTGCTGGAGTTGACGGTGCAAACCGAGTAAATGGGGGCGAAGTTGTTTCGACTCATACCATTGCTCGACCACACGAAAACCTAGAGTATGTGCTACCTATTCGCTATACGCGAGAAGTAGAGCAATTTGCTTTTTAGAGTTGTTTTATTTTGTTGCTTTTTCTGATTGTCTCAAAAAGACCCTCGAAAAACAGTATCAAAAGACTAAATTTTCATTAATTTCATTATTTATTTCTTAGGAGAACACGAATTATGGCGATCGCAGTTGGAATGATTGAAACCCTTGGTTTCCCTGCCGTTGTAGAAGCAGCCGATGCTATGGTTAAAGCTGCTCGCGTTACCTTAGTTGGCTACGAAAAGATCGGTAGTGGTCGTGTGACCGTTATCGTTCGTGGCGATGTCTCCGAAGTACAAGCTTCAGTTGCAGCAGGTACCGATTCCGTAAAGCGCGTAAACGGTGGACAAGTTCTTTCCACACACATCATTGCTCGTCCTCACGAAAACCTCGAATACGTTCTACCAATTCGCTACACCGAAGAAGTCGAGCAGTTCCGTGACAACGTAAACTCCATCCGTCCTATCAACCGCCCATAGTATTGGGACTTAACTAGCGCGATCGCTATAAATTTGCTGGTTTGTCTGCTCAAACTTTGGCATCTCGTATTCGCATCTTCATTTCATTCATTCTGCAAACGTACTTATAACAACATGCAAATTGCTAGAGTTTGCGGTACGGTCGTCAGTACCTACAAAGAGTCAAATCTATCTGGAAGCAAGTTTCTGCTCTTGCAGCTTGTCGATCTCCAAGGACAGTTACTTCCAGATTACGAAGTTGCCACTGATACTGTCGGTGCTGGCGTAGATGAATGGGTGTTATTTACTCGTGGGAGTGGTGCGAGACAGGTACGAGATAGCACAAACCGTCCGATTGATGCCGCAGTTGTCGCCATCATCGATACTGTGAGCCTGAGCGATCGCACTCTCTACAGCAAAAAATACAATGAAAGAATGCTATAGAGATATGCCGATCTTGGCGCTAGATAAGTAAAAAAGTTTTCCGACGTTGTAGCTTAAGTTGTTATTTGGAGGTGCGCTTTTGAGCCACTGATCATCTTGATTTTGATAGTCAGGATATCGGTAAGACTTAAAAGTGCAGGTTCACTATGGTAGTTCGTAGCTTTGCTGCCCCCCCTACACCTTGGTCTAGGAATTTGGCAGAACCCAAAATCGATCCATCCGCCTACGTTCATTCTTTTTCCAATCTAATTGGCGACGTTTATATCGGCGCTAATGTTTTGATTGCCCCAGGCACGTCGATTCGTGCGGACGAGGGCAATCCTTTTCATATTGGTAATAGTACGAACGTCCAAGATGGTGTTGTCATTCATGGTCTAGAAAAAGGTCGCGTGGTTGGCGATGACGGCAAAGAATATTCCGTCTGGATTGGAAATAGTACTTCCATCACGCACATGGCTCTTATCCATGGGCCAGCTTATATTGGCAATAACTGCTTTATTGGGTTCCGCTCAACGGTATTTAATGCGCGGGTCGGTGACGGCTGCATTATTTCCTTACATGCTCTTGTCCAAGATGTAGAAATTCCTGCGGGTAAATATGTTCCTTCTGGTGCAGTGATTACAACGCAGCAACAAGCCGATCTGCTACCGAATGTGCGGGAATCAGACCAAAACTTTGCGAGTCATGTTGTCGGTATCAACGAGTCCTTGAGACAAGGTTATCGCTGTGCTGCTGATATTGCCTGCATTACACCGATCCGCCAACAACAAGAAAACTCGACATCATCAAGCAGCAATTCTGTTGCCAGTTTTAAAACACAGCTTAATACGCAACATTCTAATCAAATTAATCAGAACTTTACAGATATACAAGCACAGAGGAATGGATCTATGGCTGGGGATTTAGCGCAGCAAATACGACAATTTTTAGGTCAAGGCTACCATGTTGCAGTTGAGTATGCAGATGTGCGTCGCTTCCGTAGTGGCTCTTGGCAATCTTCTGCTATTCCACATACATCTGAAGCTTCAACAGTAATTGCGGCTGTACAAAATGCTTTAGTAGAAAATGAAGGTGAATATGTTCGCTTGGTTGCGGTTGACCCCAAGGCAAAGCGTCGTGTTTCCGAAACTATTATTCAACGTCCCAGTGATAAAGCAGCAGTAATCAGCAATGCTGCACCTAGCGTCAGCAATGGTAGTGCACCTAAAGCAGCCTCGAACGGTTCTGCGGTTAGTGCTAACAGTGCCGATATTGCAGGTCAGGTGCGTCAACTCTTAGCTCAAGGCTATCGCATTAGTACAGAATATGCTGATGCCCGTCGTTTCCGTTCTGCCGCATGGCAAACTGGTCCTGCAATCGATGCATCCAGTGAATCTAGCGTGATTGCCGCTTTAAATAATATTCTTGCTGAGCATGAAGGTGAATATGTCCGTTTAGTTGGTGTTGATCCTAAGGCAAAGCGTCGTGTTACAGAAACCATCATTCAACGTGCTGATAGCCAAGCTGTAAGTATTGGTCAATCGAATGGCAATGGTGCATCGGCAAGTTCCACTGCTCCTCGCGCCAATGGTGTTACGAGTGGTGATGTTGCATCTACTGTCGGTCAACTGTTGGCTCAAGGTTATCGCCTTAGTGTTGAACATGCGGATGAGCGCCATTTCCGTACTACTTCTTGGCAGACTCTTCCTGCGATTACTGCTAACAACCCAGCCGCCGCGATCGCTGCTTTAGATAATTACATTGCTGAATATAGCGATGAATATGTGCGTCTTGTTGGTGTTGACACCAAGTTAAAGCGCCGTGTCGTTGAACTACTAGTACATCGTCCTGGCGGTCAGCCCGTAGCGGCAACTCGTACTGCGGTTAAGGTCAGCAACTCTAGCAATAGCTCCTATGGTGGCGGTGCTGGCAAGCTTAGCGCTGATATGCTATCTCGTATTCGTCAGCTATTGGCTCAGGGCTACCGTATTGGTACTGAACATGCCGATGAGCGCCATTTCCGCACTAGTTCTTGGTTTAGCTGTTCACCGATCGCTACCTCTAATGAGTCGGAAGTAATTCGTGCATTGGAAGCTTGTTTAGATGAGCATGGTGATGAATATGTGCGCTTACTAGGTATTGATCCTAAAGCTAAGCGTCGTGTATTTGAAGGAATCATTCAACGTCCTGCAAAGTAACGTGTTTAGAGAACCTCGCAAAGCGAGGTTCTCTATTTAGAAAAGTAATTAGCGAGTAATTGTTGTCAAGAACTTAGCGAAGTCCTTGATGAATTTAGAGAATTTAAAAATCATGCAATCGAACTACCTACCACCTTTAGAACCCATCGGAGATTTTCGCTCCTATGTTTGTGGGGATGTAGTGATCGATGAGACGGCAGCGATCGCATCTGGAGTATTAATCCAAGCAGATCAGGGTGGCAAGATTATGATTGGTGCAGGGGTATGTATCGGTATGGGAGCAGTGCTGCACGCTCAAGGGGGACTATTAGAAATTGGGGCAGGTGCAAATCTGGGAGCGGGGGTTTTAGTATATGGCACTAGCAGAATTGGTGAAGGTGCTTGTATTGGGGCTTCTAGTTCCATTGTGCGGGCGGTAATTGCTAAGGGGGCGATCGTACCTCCCTGTTCGTTAATTAGTGGGTTAGATCAAACTGCCGTGGAGAAAGAGGTAAGTCCTGCGATCGCCCAAGATTTAGAAACAAGTTTAGAAACAAATAAAATTCCTTCACCCACAAATTATTCATTTACCCATACCTATTCTGCTGCTCAGCCTTTAAAAAACAAATTTGTGTCAGCGAATTTTGCCCAGTCGCCTGTGTCTCTGGAGCAATCTGACAATCTCAATAGTGACAATATTATTGAGCGATCGACCACAGAGACCTATGTGCATACCAGTGTCACTGCTACGCCTGAGAGTGTAATTGCCAACTCGGTCGAGCGCACAGTCACCGAAACTCAGGTGGAAATTCCGAATGAGCCTATTGCTGAGCAGTCTGTGGAATCCACAGTAATTTCTGAAGATGCTTCTGGGCAAGCGTTAAGTGATGAGTCAATTAGTCCAGAGCAGACAGGTTCTGATTTGACCACCATCAATGCAGCAAATTCAGCACAGGCTAAGGCATATGCTCAAGCTCAAATCAACCGCTACATTAAGAGACTTTTTCCACAAAACTAAACTTTAACGTTATTTCGATATAGCCACGTCGTGCAAAGCACGACGTGGCTATATTTTTTCGGGACAATTTGAAACGTGCTTTGAGAGAGGGGTTGCGTCGCAAACCCTCTCTCAAAGTACAAAAGTAAAAGCCTTGCTAAACGAGGCTTTTACTTTTGTGCTTTGAAAATTTGTCAGCTTAACCCGAACTGACGTTAGGTATCAAATGTCATCCAATAAGGTCTGGGCAGACTGTCTTAGAACCGATAAATTTAGATATATCTAATTTTGAGATTATCTTTGCTTTTGTCAGTTCGATTATCTATTTGTAATCATGCTTACAAGATCAGTGATAAAGATCACTCAAATTTGATACTTAAATTACATCCTTATTTAAATTTAGCGATTATCATTAGTATTACAAAAGCGACTTTTTTGTGATTGCGAGAATATTTACAGCTAAATTGTGATGAGTAATTGTCAGTAGAGTATTGATGCTTTGACAAAATTACCGAGTAATTTTTAGACACAGCTCGTATTAAGGCACAGGAAACAAAAAGACGTAAATTTGTCATTATTGGCGTTGGGACAACGTTGTTGGAGGGATATGAAGATGAATAGCACTTTTAGCCTTAAATCTAGTATTGCCTTGCTAGTTCTGGGTGCTGCGATGATGGCATCTCCCAAGCAACCAGTACAATCAACATCAGATGCACTCATTTCTTACCAACCAGAGATCGCTGCTTCTGCGGTGGGGGCGATCGCTAATGCTATGCAGTATGAAGTTACTTAGTATTTATAAATTCAAAAATAAAGGCGGCGCATCGCGCCGCCTTTATTTTTGAAAACTAAGTTTAAAAAGGTAGAATACTAAAGAAAATTTTTGGCTTTGGTGGACAAGGGGCTATTTTGGAAAAAGGTACGCTAGTCGAAGTGAAATTGCATGGCGATCGCCGCCTTGTCGTGATTGATCGTCCTGAAGGCAAAAAGCACTTTCAAGCGATCGATGAAAATGGCAATACCCACACGATCCACCCCCGCGAGATTAATTACATTATTAAGGCTAGTGGTGAAAGCTCTAGCTTTACCTACACACAAATCCCTTCATTCTTGCAAAAAGTAGAAAACTTTCTCGATCCCTCTAGCCTCGAAGTTGCTTGGGAAATTTTGATCGAAGACAATCAACCCACTAACCCTAGCAATCTTGCCAATCTCCTATTTTCAGAAGTTTCTGCGGTTACGTCCTACGCTTCCTATTGCCTATTAAGTAGTGACAAAATTTACTTCAAACAAAAGGGCGATCTCTACGAACCCCGCTCAAATTCCCAAGTCTCAGAGTTAAAACATCAAGCGGAAGCCGCCGCCCAACGCGCTAAATTAATTGAGGAGTTTCAGAATAAGCTAACGACGAAGCTATCGGGTGGTGAAGTCACATGGACTACGAGCGATCGCAGTCGGTTAGATTGTCTAGAACGTTACGCACTTAATGGTGATGAAGCCTCCGATAAAGCCGCCGCCCAAGAGTTACTGAGCTTTGCTAAACGTCCTAAAAATGAACAGGCTGCATTTCAAATGTTGGTTGACCTTGGCATTTGGAGCGAACATGAAAACCTGAATTTGCTGCGTAGCCAGATTCCGATTCGCTTTGCTAATGAATTGATTGCTGCTGCACAGGAATGTTTCACTGCGCCCATCCCTGACCATATGGGAGACCTGCGCCGCGATCTCACCCATCTGCATGTCTATACGATTGATGATATCAGCACCACCGAAATCGATGATGGTCTGAGTATTGAGACCTTAGCAGATGGTCGCAAGCGGATTTGGATTCATATTGCTGATCCCACACGCTGGCTTGATCCCGACAGTCCCTTAGATCGGGATGCGCGTAAGCGTGGCACAAGTGTCTACTTGCCCACAGGTGTGATCCCAATGTTCCCCATCGAACTAGCGGCAGGTCCCATGAGCTTGATCGAGAATAAGGTCTGTCATGCGGT includes the following:
- a CDS encoding diguanylate cyclase domain-containing protein, producing MQLLEAIQKKEYILVVDDTPPNLQLLLTMLSRKGYEAHGVTDGATALANANEQLPDLVLLDINMPNMNGFQVCQNLKSSDRTREIPVIFISARDEVLDKVQAFAVGGVDYITKPFQIAEVLARVENQLTLRRLQRQLQEQNERLKQEIHSRIIAETLLQEANAKLERLVNLDGLTQLANRRCFDEYLEQEWQRLARERQPLSLIMCDIDFFKNYNDTYGHIAGDDCLRKVSLLIKQSVRRPADLAARYGGEEFVLVLPNTDIEGSIQVAEVIRQKLLDLKLPHEDSAVSKFVTLSMGVTSLIPKIDSQPSVLLTSADYALYRAKELGRNQTYQIG
- a CDS encoding carbon dioxide-concentrating mechanism protein, whose translation is MSSSASQRIDLSGSALGMVSTISFPAIVGTADMMLKSATVRLVGYEKVGNGFCTAIVRGQITDVRMAVEAGAETAREFGQLVSTIVIPRPYPNLEAILPISNRLSQLTDGRYSRLSNQAIGLLETRGFPAMVGAADLMLKSADVHLAGYETIGAGLCTAIIRGNVADVAIAIEAGMYEAERIGEFHTLMIIPRPLDDLEETLPTSEYWIETPVPVNIPMIALQEQERELVQLPNLEIAEVETISIGDR
- a CDS encoding carbon dioxide-concentrating mechanism protein CcmK, with product MPIAIGMIETRGFPAVVEAADAMVKAARVTLVGYEKIGSGRVTVIIRGDISEVKASIAAGVDGANRVNGGEVVSTHTIARPHENLEYVLPIRYTREVEQFAF
- a CDS encoding carbon dioxide-concentrating mechanism protein CcmK; the protein is MAIAVGMIETLGFPAVVEAADAMVKAARVTLVGYEKIGSGRVTVIVRGDVSEVQASVAAGTDSVKRVNGGQVLSTHIIARPHENLEYVLPIRYTEEVEQFRDNVNSIRPINRP
- a CDS encoding EutN/CcmL family microcompartment protein, yielding MQIARVCGTVVSTYKESNLSGSKFLLLQLVDLQGQLLPDYEVATDTVGAGVDEWVLFTRGSGARQVRDSTNRPIDAAVVAIIDTVSLSDRTLYSKKYNERML
- a CDS encoding ribulose bisphosphate carboxylase small subunit, producing MVVRSFAAPPTPWSRNLAEPKIDPSAYVHSFSNLIGDVYIGANVLIAPGTSIRADEGNPFHIGNSTNVQDGVVIHGLEKGRVVGDDGKEYSVWIGNSTSITHMALIHGPAYIGNNCFIGFRSTVFNARVGDGCIISLHALVQDVEIPAGKYVPSGAVITTQQQADLLPNVRESDQNFASHVVGINESLRQGYRCAADIACITPIRQQQENSTSSSSNSVASFKTQLNTQHSNQINQNFTDIQAQRNGSMAGDLAQQIRQFLGQGYHVAVEYADVRRFRSGSWQSSAIPHTSEASTVIAAVQNALVENEGEYVRLVAVDPKAKRRVSETIIQRPSDKAAVISNAAPSVSNGSAPKAASNGSAVSANSADIAGQVRQLLAQGYRISTEYADARRFRSAAWQTGPAIDASSESSVIAALNNILAEHEGEYVRLVGVDPKAKRRVTETIIQRADSQAVSIGQSNGNGASASSTAPRANGVTSGDVASTVGQLLAQGYRLSVEHADERHFRTTSWQTLPAITANNPAAAIAALDNYIAEYSDEYVRLVGVDTKLKRRVVELLVHRPGGQPVAATRTAVKVSNSSNSSYGGGAGKLSADMLSRIRQLLAQGYRIGTEHADERHFRTSSWFSCSPIATSNESEVIRALEACLDEHGDEYVRLLGIDPKAKRRVFEGIIQRPAK
- a CDS encoding LbetaH domain-containing protein — encoded protein: MQSNYLPPLEPIGDFRSYVCGDVVIDETAAIASGVLIQADQGGKIMIGAGVCIGMGAVLHAQGGLLEIGAGANLGAGVLVYGTSRIGEGACIGASSSIVRAVIAKGAIVPPCSLISGLDQTAVEKEVSPAIAQDLETSLETNKIPSPTNYSFTHTYSAAQPLKNKFVSANFAQSPVSLEQSDNLNSDNIIERSTTETYVHTSVTATPESVIANSVERTVTETQVEIPNEPIAEQSVESTVISEDASGQALSDESISPEQTGSDLTTINAANSAQAKAYAQAQINRYIKRLFPQN
- a CDS encoding ribonuclease catalytic domain-containing protein, giving the protein MEKGTLVEVKLHGDRRLVVIDRPEGKKHFQAIDENGNTHTIHPREINYIIKASGESSSFTYTQIPSFLQKVENFLDPSSLEVAWEILIEDNQPTNPSNLANLLFSEVSAVTSYASYCLLSSDKIYFKQKGDLYEPRSNSQVSELKHQAEAAAQRAKLIEEFQNKLTTKLSGGEVTWTTSDRSRLDCLERYALNGDEASDKAAAQELLSFAKRPKNEQAAFQMLVDLGIWSEHENLNLLRSQIPIRFANELIAAAQECFTAPIPDHMGDLRRDLTHLHVYTIDDISTTEIDDGLSIETLADGRKRIWIHIADPTRWLDPDSPLDRDARKRGTSVYLPTGVIPMFPIELAAGPMSLIENKVCHAVSFAVDLDEVGAVAHYEIVTSLVKPNYRLTYEDVEEMLQLGVEDDLDRLADFARLRKKWRVDQGAIEIHLPDTSVKVDSKNGDRLTLELMEDTFSRQLVAEMMILAGEVAAKFAQTNNIPIPYRYQEQPELPPLDTLMQLPSGPVREFAICRCMTKGSLGLYASRHAGLGLDAYAQVTSPIRRYSDLLAHWQIKAFLRGEPLPFTAEMLTAILQAIDPAIWDANQVERQSVKYWSLEYLRRNKDVVWEALMLDWLRENEKLALVLIEDLGLKLPMRINRQIQVGDNLQIRTSDVDPRKDIIYFQEVQQSTSPLEIEMERNIDRIESEYATL